The Microbacter sp. GSS18 genome has a segment encoding these proteins:
- a CDS encoding NAD(P)H-hydrate dehydratase: MSTTWTAADTARVLRVPTATDDKYSRGVLGVRTGSERYPGAAVLGVEAAHRTGIGMVRYLGDERPTALVLAARPETVTSAGRVQAWLIGSGTDPSDRSPGDEEALRDILAEGVPVVADAGALDLAAHGQAPVIVTPHQREHAALRRMLGLEPVDDGSGADDREDAARRHAAAETARALDGIVVLKGARTVVATPDGWTTVIAAATPWLATAGTGDVLAGAIGAVVATTAEHAVAPALAAAAAVWLHGRAATLAAAALGGHGGPLTALDVAARLPHAVGEALEARG; the protein is encoded by the coding sequence ATGTCGACGACGTGGACGGCGGCGGACACCGCGCGGGTCCTTCGTGTGCCAACGGCGACGGACGACAAGTATTCCCGCGGCGTGCTCGGCGTGCGCACCGGATCGGAGCGGTACCCCGGCGCCGCGGTGCTCGGTGTCGAGGCGGCTCACCGCACGGGCATCGGCATGGTGCGCTATCTGGGCGACGAGCGGCCGACCGCTCTCGTCCTGGCCGCGCGGCCCGAGACGGTCACGAGCGCCGGTCGCGTGCAGGCGTGGCTGATCGGGTCCGGGACCGACCCCTCTGACCGGTCGCCCGGGGACGAGGAGGCGCTGCGCGACATCCTCGCCGAGGGCGTGCCGGTCGTCGCCGACGCCGGGGCGCTGGATCTGGCCGCCCACGGGCAGGCGCCGGTCATCGTCACGCCGCACCAGCGCGAGCATGCGGCGCTGCGCCGCATGCTCGGACTCGAGCCCGTCGACGACGGCTCCGGGGCCGATGACCGGGAAGACGCGGCGCGCCGTCACGCCGCGGCCGAGACGGCCCGGGCGCTCGACGGCATCGTCGTGCTGAAGGGGGCGCGCACGGTGGTCGCCACGCCCGACGGCTGGACGACCGTGATCGCGGCGGCGACGCCGTGGCTGGCGACGGCGGGCACCGGCGACGTCCTCGCCGGCGCCATCGGCGCGGTCGTCGCGACGACCGCCGAGCACGCCGTCGCCCCCGCGCTCGCCGCGGCCGCGGCGGTGTGGCTGCACGGCCGCGCAGCGACGCTCGCGGCCGCGGCCCTCGGTGGGCACGGCGGCCCTCTCACGGCGCTCGACGTCGCGGCACGCCTTCCCCACGCGGTCGGTGAGGCGCTGGAGGCGCGGGGCTGA
- a CDS encoding sigma-70 family RNA polymerase sigma factor: protein MILALERTGRPELSAASQADTDPAAVDWRLMSDPTESAPDPRAQFEEQALPFMDQLYAAAMRMTRNPADAADLVQETYVKAFASWSSFTQGTNLKAWLYRILTNTYINTYRKKQREPFQGTIDELEDWQLGGAESTTATTSRSAEAEAIDHMPASAVKEALQAIPEDFRLAVYLADVEGFAYQEIADIMKTPIGTVMSRLHRGRRLLRDLLADYAQERGITAAARSAR, encoded by the coding sequence ATGATCCTCGCACTCGAGCGCACCGGACGACCGGAGCTGTCGGCCGCCTCCCAGGCGGATACCGACCCGGCCGCCGTAGACTGGCGCCTGATGTCCGATCCCACCGAGTCCGCGCCCGACCCTCGCGCCCAGTTCGAAGAGCAGGCGCTGCCGTTCATGGACCAGCTCTACGCTGCCGCGATGCGCATGACGCGCAATCCGGCCGATGCCGCCGACCTCGTCCAGGAGACGTACGTGAAGGCGTTTGCATCGTGGAGCTCGTTCACGCAGGGCACGAACCTGAAGGCGTGGCTGTACCGCATCCTCACCAACACGTACATCAACACGTATCGCAAGAAGCAGCGCGAGCCCTTCCAGGGCACCATCGACGAGCTCGAGGACTGGCAGCTCGGCGGCGCCGAGTCGACCACCGCGACCACGAGCCGCTCGGCCGAGGCCGAAGCGATCGACCACATGCCGGCCTCCGCCGTCAAGGAGGCGCTGCAGGCGATCCCCGAGGACTTCCGGCTGGCGGTCTACCTCGCGGACGTCGAGGGCTTCGCCTACCAGGAGATCGCCGACATCATGAAGACCCCCATCGGCACCGTGATGAGCCGTCTGCACCGCGGCAGGCGTCTGCTTCGCGACCTGCTGGCCGATTACGCACAGGAGCGCGGCATCACCGCCGCCGCAAGGAGCGCACGATGA
- a CDS encoding multifunctional oxoglutarate decarboxylase/oxoglutarate dehydrogenase thiamine pyrophosphate-binding subunit/dihydrolipoyllysine-residue succinyltransferase subunit — translation MSSQVTGIGVTNESEFGANEWLVEELYEQFTKDPNSVDKAWWPILESYKPAGTEGARVPSAPTQPAPAATGAPAAKPAASEQPAAKPAAPEQPAAKTAPPAPPAPEPSAPPANGSAQHPVARTTARPAAAQPIPAQAPTVTPSSADEGAEDQVTVLKGMTKALAANMDESLTVPTATSVRTVPAKLMIDNRIVVNNHMSRTRGGKVSFTHLIGWAIIRALKEFPSQNVFYAEMDGKPSVVAPAHINLGIAIDLPKPDGTRALMVPSIKRADTLTFGEYLATYEDLVTRARGGKLTAADFQGTTISLTNPGGIGTVHSVPRLMKGQGCIVGAGALEYPAEFQGSSDKTLNELGIGKTITLTSTYDHRVIQGAGSGEFLKRVHELLIGQRGFYDDIFAALRIPYAPIHWANDINVDVAERVDKTARVQELINAFRVRGHLMADIDPLEYVQRTHPDLEIENHGLTFWDLDREFVTGGFGGKRLMKLRDILGVLRDSYCRTTGIEYMHIQDPEQRRWFQENLELKYEKPGHDEQMRILDKLNQAEAFETFLQTKYVGQKRFSLEGGESLIPLLDEVLQGAAQAGLDGAAIGMAHRGRLNVLTNIAGKTYGQVFREFEGAVAVGSKSGSGDVKYHLGTEGTFVADDASELPVYLAANPSHLETVDGVLEGIVRAKQDRKPAGSYSWLPVLVHGDAAFAGQGVVVETLQMSRLRGFRTGGTVHVVVNNQVGFTTLPQDGRSSVYATDVAKTIQAPIFHVNGDDPEAVVRAAQVAFAYRERFHRDVVIDLVCYRRRGHNEGDDPSMTQPLMTNLIEAKRSVRRLYTEALVGRGDITQEEFEQAKRDFQDRLEVAFAETHAAETGASQTVEADAEPDEPAEPEAVVPTVTAVSREMVEAIGEAFVNKPDGFTVHAKLQQLLDKRLDMSRNGNIDWAFAELMAFGSLLAEKVNVRLAGQDSRRGTFVQRHAVFHDRANGQEWIPLANLSEDQGRLWVYDSLLSEYAAMAFEYGYSVERPDALVLWEAQFGDFANGAQSVVDEFISSAEQKWGQESGVTLLLPHGYEGQGPDHSSARIERYLQMCAQDNMTVARPSTPASYFHLLRRQAYQRPRRPLIVFTPKAMLRLRGATSAVEDFTTGGFQPVIDDARQLDGPSVKRVLLHSGKIHWDLKSELDKKPNDAIALVRMEQFYPTPVDELNTVLDRYPNAELVWVQDEPENQGAWPFIALEVVKHLHGRTIRRVSRAAAASTATGSPKVHAFEQAEILKKSLTV, via the coding sequence GTGTCGAGCCAGGTGACCGGCATCGGGGTGACGAACGAGAGCGAGTTCGGAGCCAACGAGTGGCTTGTCGAGGAACTGTACGAGCAGTTCACGAAGGATCCGAATTCCGTCGACAAGGCCTGGTGGCCGATCCTCGAGTCCTACAAGCCCGCCGGCACCGAGGGGGCCCGCGTGCCCTCCGCGCCGACGCAGCCGGCACCCGCCGCAACGGGCGCCCCCGCCGCCAAGCCTGCGGCCTCTGAGCAGCCCGCTGCGAAGCCTGCGGCCCCTGAGCAGCCCGCCGCGAAGACCGCGCCTCCTGCGCCGCCCGCGCCGGAGCCCTCCGCTCCGCCCGCCAACGGCTCGGCGCAGCACCCCGTGGCGCGCACGACCGCACGGCCCGCCGCCGCGCAGCCGATCCCCGCCCAGGCCCCGACCGTCACGCCCTCGTCGGCCGACGAGGGCGCCGAGGACCAGGTCACGGTCCTCAAGGGGATGACCAAGGCGCTCGCGGCGAACATGGACGAGTCGCTCACCGTCCCGACCGCCACGAGCGTTCGCACGGTCCCGGCCAAGCTCATGATCGACAACCGGATCGTGGTCAACAACCACATGTCCCGCACGCGCGGCGGCAAGGTCAGCTTCACGCACCTGATCGGCTGGGCGATCATCCGCGCCCTGAAGGAGTTCCCGAGCCAGAACGTCTTCTACGCCGAGATGGACGGCAAGCCGTCGGTCGTGGCCCCCGCGCACATCAACCTCGGCATCGCGATCGACCTGCCCAAGCCCGACGGCACGCGCGCCCTGATGGTGCCGAGCATCAAGCGCGCCGACACCCTCACCTTCGGCGAGTACCTCGCCACGTACGAGGACCTCGTCACACGCGCCCGCGGCGGCAAGCTCACCGCCGCCGACTTCCAGGGCACCACGATCTCGCTCACCAACCCCGGCGGCATCGGGACCGTGCACTCCGTGCCGCGCCTGATGAAGGGGCAGGGGTGCATCGTCGGCGCCGGCGCGCTGGAGTACCCCGCCGAGTTCCAGGGCTCGAGCGACAAGACGCTCAACGAGCTGGGCATCGGCAAGACGATCACACTGACCAGCACGTACGACCACCGCGTCATCCAGGGTGCCGGGTCGGGCGAGTTCCTCAAGCGCGTGCACGAGCTGCTCATCGGCCAGCGCGGCTTCTACGACGACATCTTCGCTGCGCTTCGCATCCCCTACGCCCCGATCCACTGGGCCAACGACATCAACGTCGACGTCGCCGAGCGCGTCGACAAGACCGCGCGCGTGCAGGAGCTCATCAACGCCTTCCGCGTCCGCGGCCACCTCATGGCCGACATCGACCCGCTCGAGTACGTCCAGCGCACGCACCCCGACCTCGAGATCGAGAACCACGGGCTGACGTTCTGGGACCTCGACCGCGAGTTCGTCACCGGCGGCTTCGGCGGCAAGCGCCTCATGAAGCTGCGCGACATCCTCGGCGTCCTGCGCGACTCGTACTGCCGCACGACCGGCATCGAGTACATGCACATCCAGGATCCCGAGCAGCGCCGCTGGTTCCAGGAGAACCTCGAGCTGAAGTACGAGAAGCCCGGTCACGACGAGCAGATGCGGATCCTCGACAAGCTCAACCAGGCCGAGGCGTTCGAGACGTTCCTGCAGACGAAGTACGTCGGGCAGAAGCGGTTCAGCCTCGAAGGCGGCGAGTCGCTCATCCCGCTGCTGGACGAGGTGCTGCAGGGCGCGGCGCAGGCGGGCCTCGACGGCGCCGCCATCGGCATGGCGCACCGCGGCCGGCTCAACGTGCTGACCAACATCGCCGGCAAGACCTACGGCCAGGTGTTCCGCGAGTTCGAGGGCGCGGTCGCCGTCGGCTCCAAGAGCGGCTCGGGCGACGTGAAGTACCACCTCGGCACCGAGGGCACATTCGTCGCCGACGACGCCAGCGAGCTGCCGGTCTACCTCGCCGCCAACCCGTCGCACCTCGAGACGGTGGACGGCGTCCTCGAGGGGATCGTCCGCGCCAAGCAGGACCGCAAGCCCGCAGGCAGCTACTCGTGGCTCCCGGTGCTCGTGCACGGCGACGCGGCGTTCGCCGGTCAGGGCGTCGTGGTCGAGACGCTGCAGATGTCGCGCCTGCGCGGCTTCCGCACCGGCGGCACGGTCCACGTCGTGGTCAACAACCAGGTCGGCTTCACCACGCTGCCGCAGGACGGCCGGTCGTCGGTGTACGCCACCGACGTCGCCAAGACCATTCAGGCGCCGATCTTCCACGTCAACGGCGACGACCCCGAAGCGGTCGTCCGCGCCGCGCAGGTCGCCTTCGCGTACCGCGAGCGCTTCCACCGCGACGTCGTCATCGACCTCGTGTGCTACCGCCGGCGCGGTCACAATGAGGGCGACGACCCCTCGATGACGCAGCCGCTCATGACCAACCTGATCGAGGCCAAGCGCTCGGTCCGCCGCCTCTACACCGAGGCCCTGGTCGGTCGCGGCGACATCACGCAGGAGGAGTTCGAGCAGGCCAAGCGCGACTTCCAGGATCGCCTCGAGGTCGCCTTCGCCGAGACGCATGCGGCAGAGACCGGCGCTTCGCAGACCGTCGAGGCGGATGCCGAGCCCGATGAGCCCGCCGAGCCCGAGGCCGTCGTACCCACGGTCACCGCCGTCTCGCGCGAGATGGTGGAGGCCATCGGCGAGGCGTTCGTGAACAAGCCGGACGGCTTCACGGTGCACGCCAAGCTCCAGCAGCTGCTCGACAAGCGTCTCGACATGAGCCGCAACGGCAACATCGACTGGGCGTTCGCGGAGCTGATGGCCTTCGGCTCGCTGCTGGCCGAGAAGGTCAACGTGCGGCTCGCCGGCCAGGACTCGCGCCGAGGCACCTTCGTGCAGCGCCACGCGGTCTTCCACGACCGTGCGAACGGCCAGGAGTGGATCCCGCTGGCCAACCTCAGCGAGGACCAGGGCCGCCTGTGGGTGTACGACTCGCTGCTCAGCGAATACGCCGCCATGGCGTTCGAGTACGGTTACTCGGTCGAGCGCCCCGACGCGCTGGTGCTGTGGGAGGCGCAGTTCGGCGACTTCGCCAACGGCGCGCAGTCGGTCGTCGACGAGTTCATCTCGTCCGCCGAGCAGAAGTGGGGCCAGGAGTCCGGCGTCACGCTGCTGCTCCCCCACGGCTACGAGGGGCAGGGCCCCGACCACTCGTCGGCCCGGATCGAGCGCTACCTGCAGATGTGCGCGCAGGACAACATGACCGTCGCGCGTCCGTCGACGCCGGCTTCGTACTTCCACCTGCTGCGGCGCCAGGCCTACCAGCGCCCGCGCCGTCCGCTTATCGTGTTCACCCCCAAGGCGATGCTGCGCCTGCGCGGCGCCACCAGCGCGGTCGAGGACTTCACCACGGGCGGCTTCCAGCCCGTGATCGACGACGCGCGTCAGCTCGACGGCCCGTCCGTCAAGCGCGTGCTGCTGCACTCGGGCAAGATCCACTGGGACCTCAAGTCCGAGCTCGACAAGAAGCCCAACGACGCGATCGCCCTCGTGCGGATGGAGCAGTTCTACCCCACGCCGGTCGACGAGCTGAACACGGTCCTGGATCGCTACCCCAACGCCGAGCTGGTGTGGGTGCAGGACGAGCCCGAGAACCAGGGCGCGTGGCCGTTCATCGCCCTGGAGGTCGTCAAGCATCTGCACGGCCGGACGATCCGCCGCGTCTCGCGCGCCGCTGCCGCCTCGACGGCCACCGGGTCCCCCAAGGTGCACGCGTTCGAGCAGGCGGAGATCCTGAAGAAGTCGCTCACCGTCTGA
- a CDS encoding thiamine-binding protein, producing MLVAFSVAPSGTGRADGSVHDAVAAAVRIVRDSGLPNRTTSMFTEIEGEWDEVFDVVRRATEAVLPFGSRVSLVLKADIRPGYTGELDAKIDRLEAAVDEE from the coding sequence ATGCTCGTCGCCTTCTCCGTCGCCCCCAGCGGAACCGGCCGTGCCGACGGCTCGGTCCACGATGCCGTCGCCGCGGCCGTCCGCATCGTCCGCGACAGCGGACTGCCGAACCGCACGACGTCGATGTTCACCGAGATCGAGGGCGAGTGGGACGAGGTGTTCGACGTCGTCCGCCGCGCGACCGAGGCCGTGCTGCCGTTCGGCTCGCGGGTCTCGCTCGTGCTCAAGGCCGACATCCGGCCCGGGTACACCGGCGAGCTCGACGCCAAGATCGACCGCCTCGAAGCCGCCGTCGACGAGGAGTGA
- a CDS encoding hemolysin family protein encodes MEYVMLGVGLLLTIGTGLFVASEFALVNLDRADLEARQAAGETRLSLTISALRITSTHLSSAQLGITLTTLLTGYAMEPAISSLLGPVFIAWGMPEGLVTPLAAFLGIAIATILSMVLGELVPKNFALAVPRQTAKLVIPFQVAFTTVFRPAIVALNGSANGVLRAMGVEPKEELSGARTAEELSSLVRRSASAGVLEKDTASLLDRSLTFSRLTAADIMTPRPSIHAISADDTAQDVVQLARRTGHSRFPVYDESMDDITGIVHLKAAVSVPRDRRDDVPAGALATEPLRFPEAVHLDALMAELRSRGYQMAIVVDEYGGTAGVVTLEDLVEEIVGEVLDEHDRRQAGIVRARNGVIVPGELRPDEVLDRTGIRIPESEVYDTVGGFVMSVLERIPVVGDVVEIEDGTLEVVRMEARRVDRVRFVPATVPAEADADARSDAEGGAR; translated from the coding sequence ATGGAGTACGTCATGTTGGGCGTGGGGCTCCTGCTGACCATCGGAACAGGCCTGTTCGTCGCGAGTGAGTTCGCGCTGGTGAACCTGGACCGCGCCGACCTCGAAGCGCGGCAGGCCGCGGGCGAGACGCGACTGTCGCTGACGATCAGCGCCCTGCGCATCACCTCGACGCATCTGTCGAGCGCGCAGCTGGGCATCACGCTCACCACGCTGCTGACCGGCTATGCGATGGAGCCCGCGATCTCGAGTCTGCTCGGGCCCGTCTTCATCGCGTGGGGGATGCCCGAGGGGCTCGTGACGCCGCTGGCGGCGTTCCTCGGAATCGCGATCGCCACGATCCTCTCGATGGTGCTGGGCGAGCTCGTTCCCAAGAACTTCGCGCTGGCGGTGCCGCGCCAGACCGCCAAGCTCGTCATCCCCTTCCAGGTCGCGTTCACGACCGTGTTCCGCCCGGCGATCGTCGCTCTCAACGGCAGCGCCAACGGCGTGCTGCGAGCCATGGGCGTCGAGCCCAAGGAGGAGCTGTCGGGCGCCCGCACCGCCGAGGAGCTGTCGAGTCTGGTGCGTCGCTCGGCGAGTGCCGGCGTGCTCGAGAAGGACACCGCCTCGCTGCTGGACCGCAGCCTGACGTTCTCGCGCCTGACAGCCGCCGACATCATGACGCCGCGCCCCAGCATCCACGCCATCTCGGCCGACGACACCGCGCAGGACGTCGTCCAGCTCGCGCGCCGGACCGGCCACAGCCGATTCCCCGTGTACGACGAGTCGATGGACGACATCACCGGCATCGTGCATCTCAAGGCCGCCGTCAGCGTGCCGCGCGACCGCCGCGACGACGTGCCCGCCGGTGCGCTGGCCACCGAGCCGCTGCGCTTCCCCGAGGCGGTCCACCTGGACGCGCTCATGGCCGAGCTGCGCTCACGCGGATACCAGATGGCGATCGTCGTCGACGAGTACGGCGGCACCGCCGGCGTCGTGACGCTCGAGGACCTGGTCGAGGAGATCGTCGGCGAGGTGCTCGACGAGCACGACCGTCGCCAGGCCGGCATCGTCCGCGCCCGCAACGGCGTCATCGTCCCCGGCGAGCTGCGTCCGGACGAGGTGCTCGACCGCACCGGCATCCGCATCCCCGAGAGCGAGGTCTACGACACGGTGGGCGGCTTCGTCATGAGCGTGCTCGAGCGCATTCCCGTCGTCGGCGACGTCGTCGAGATCGAGGACGGCACCCTCGAGGTCGTGCGGATGGAGGCGCGCCGGGTCGACCGCGTGCGCTTCGTCCCGGCGACGGTCCCGGCGGAGGCGGATGCCGACGCCCGCAGTGACGCCGAGGGGGGTGCGCGATGA
- a CDS encoding GuaB1 family IMP dehydrogenase-related protein, with amino-acid sequence MEFYGERPAVDLTYSDVFLVPRRSAVASRLDADLAPRDGTTATVPLVSANMNSVTGARLAATLARRGGLGVLPQDMPLQELDAAIRWVKAQPVMFDTALVLPPDATVADAARLLPATEGHGIVVAEASEHGIVASDDILGVVPATRLGTALPDARLGDLARGRAASIDADDVESARHAFDLITAAEADTVCVLQHGHLVGTLSARSALRASLYPPAVDASGRLIVAAAVGINGDVAAKAKALAAADVDVLVIDTAHGHQEGMLRSLQTVADLDLGIPLVAGNVVTAEGVHDLVMSGANIVKVGVGPGAMCTTRMMTAVGRPQFSAVLDAAEAARMMGAHVWADGGVRYPRDVALALAAGASSVMIGSWFAGTIEAPGELLIDADGRAYKESWGMASTKAVHARFGRLDPYELARRELFAEGISSSRIYLDPLRPSLEDLVDMITSGVRSSFTYAGAATVREFHERARVGLQSAAGYEEGKALPVSW; translated from the coding sequence GTGGAGTTCTACGGTGAGCGGCCGGCGGTCGACCTGACGTATTCGGATGTCTTCCTGGTCCCGCGGCGATCGGCCGTGGCCAGCCGGCTGGATGCGGACCTGGCTCCGCGGGACGGTACGACGGCGACCGTCCCGCTGGTCTCCGCGAACATGAACTCGGTCACCGGCGCACGCCTGGCGGCCACCCTGGCGCGCCGCGGGGGCCTCGGCGTGCTGCCGCAGGACATGCCGCTGCAGGAGCTCGACGCGGCGATCCGCTGGGTCAAGGCGCAGCCGGTGATGTTCGACACCGCGCTCGTGCTGCCGCCGGACGCGACGGTCGCGGACGCGGCGCGCCTGCTGCCCGCCACCGAAGGGCACGGGATCGTGGTGGCCGAGGCATCCGAGCACGGCATCGTCGCCTCGGACGACATCCTGGGCGTCGTGCCCGCGACGCGCCTGGGCACGGCTCTGCCGGATGCGCGCCTGGGCGATCTCGCCCGCGGCCGGGCGGCGTCCATCGACGCCGACGACGTCGAGAGCGCCCGGCACGCGTTCGACCTCATCACCGCCGCCGAGGCCGACACCGTGTGCGTGCTGCAGCACGGCCATCTCGTGGGGACGCTGTCCGCGCGCAGCGCGCTGCGCGCATCCCTGTATCCGCCCGCGGTCGACGCCTCGGGTCGCCTCATCGTCGCCGCGGCGGTCGGGATCAACGGTGACGTGGCGGCGAAGGCGAAGGCGCTCGCGGCCGCCGACGTCGACGTCCTCGTCATCGACACCGCCCACGGACACCAGGAGGGAATGCTCCGCTCGCTGCAGACCGTGGCCGACCTCGACCTCGGGATCCCGCTCGTCGCGGGCAACGTCGTCACGGCCGAGGGCGTCCACGACCTGGTGATGTCGGGGGCGAACATCGTCAAGGTCGGCGTCGGGCCGGGCGCGATGTGCACGACCCGGATGATGACGGCGGTGGGGCGGCCCCAGTTCTCGGCGGTGCTCGACGCCGCCGAGGCGGCGCGCATGATGGGCGCGCACGTGTGGGCGGACGGTGGCGTGCGCTACCCGCGCGACGTCGCGCTCGCCCTGGCCGCGGGCGCGTCGTCGGTCATGATCGGCTCGTGGTTCGCCGGCACCATCGAGGCACCCGGCGAGCTGCTGATCGACGCCGACGGCCGGGCGTACAAGGAGTCGTGGGGGATGGCCTCGACCAAGGCCGTGCACGCGCGCTTCGGCCGCCTGGATCCGTACGAGCTGGCCCGCAGGGAGCTGTTCGCCGAGGGCATCTCGTCCTCGCGCATCTACCTCGACCCGCTGCGTCCCAGCCTCGAAGACCTCGTCGACATGATCACCTCGGGCGTTCGGTCGTCGTTCACGTACGCCGGGGCGGCTACGGTGCGCGAGTTCCATGAGCGCGCGCGTGTCGGACTGCAGTCGGCCGCCGGCTACGAGGAGGGCAAGGCCCTCCCGGTCTCCTGGTGA
- a CDS encoding hemolysin family protein: protein MSDWAGLAWLFVLLLANAFFVGAEFAVISARRSQIEPLAERGSRAAKTALYAMEHATLMLATSQLGITICSLLILNVSEPAIHHLLAEPLGLTGIPEGVVDTVAFIIALLVVSYLHVVFGEMVPKNLAFSLPDRAVLMLATPLVWVSKVFHPVIVSLNWIANHVVRLFRVEPKDEAASTFTLDEVATIVNQSRIEGVLDDSSGTVAAVMEFTDKKAADVAVPLADLVTLPESTTPEAIERAVAKRGFSRYVIVDDAGAPVGYVHLKDVLRGAEGPDAATDVVRPIPAKRIHHMVPVQETTDLEDALALMRNTGRHLAQVRDQTGAVTSVLFLEDILEELVGEVQDATRRGLR, encoded by the coding sequence ATGAGCGATTGGGCGGGCCTGGCCTGGCTGTTCGTGCTGCTGCTCGCGAACGCCTTCTTCGTGGGCGCCGAGTTCGCGGTGATCTCGGCGCGCCGATCGCAGATCGAGCCGCTGGCCGAGCGTGGATCGCGGGCGGCCAAGACCGCGCTGTACGCGATGGAGCACGCGACGCTCATGCTCGCGACCTCGCAGCTGGGCATCACGATCTGCTCGCTGCTGATCCTGAACGTCTCGGAGCCGGCGATCCACCACCTGCTCGCCGAGCCGCTGGGGCTGACCGGCATCCCCGAGGGCGTGGTGGACACCGTCGCGTTCATCATCGCGCTGCTCGTGGTGTCCTACCTCCACGTCGTGTTCGGCGAGATGGTGCCGAAGAACCTCGCGTTCTCGCTCCCCGACCGGGCCGTGCTGATGCTCGCGACGCCGCTGGTGTGGGTCTCCAAGGTCTTCCACCCGGTCATCGTCTCGCTCAACTGGATCGCGAACCACGTCGTGCGGCTGTTCCGCGTGGAGCCCAAGGACGAGGCGGCGTCGACGTTCACGCTGGACGAGGTCGCGACCATCGTGAACCAGTCGCGCATCGAGGGCGTGCTCGACGACTCGTCGGGCACGGTCGCGGCCGTGATGGAGTTCACCGACAAGAAGGCCGCCGATGTCGCGGTGCCGCTGGCCGATCTGGTGACGCTCCCCGAGAGCACGACGCCCGAGGCCATCGAGCGCGCGGTGGCCAAGCGCGGGTTCTCCCGCTACGTGATCGTCGACGACGCCGGTGCGCCCGTCGGCTATGTGCACCTGAAGGATGTGCTGCGCGGGGCCGAAGGACCGGATGCCGCCACGGACGTCGTGCGGCCGATCCCTGCCAAGCGCATCCATCACATGGTCCCCGTGCAGGAGACGACCGACCTCGAGGACGCGCTGGCGCTCATGCGCAACACCGGCCGTCACCTCGCGCAGGTGCGCGATCAGACCGGGGCCGTGACGTCGGTGCTGTTCCTCGAGGACATCCTGGAGGAGCTCGTGGGCGAGGTGCAGGACGCGACGCGACGCGGTCTGCGCTGA
- a CDS encoding NADH:flavin oxidoreductase/NADH oxidase: MTHLFEPLTVRGTTMRNRLWVAPMCQYSAAEGMPGQWHLTHLASLASGGAGLVIAEATAVLPEGRISPEDTGLWSDAQADAWRPIVDAVRARGARTGIQLAHAGRKASTWSPFSQHRGTITPADGGWATVAPSAVAFDGLDQPRALDAAGIDEVVAAFGAATRRAVAAGFEVIEIHAAHGYLIHEFLSPLSNRRDDAYGGTLAGRALLLLRVVEAVRAAAGDLPVFVRFSATDWADGGLDADDVATVATWAAERGADFFDISSGGLVAHQRIPVGPGYQVHLAALVRRATGLPVSAVGMIDDAEHAERVLAEGSADAVMAGREWLRDPHYALRAASELGADIDYWPPQYARARRRLSA, from the coding sequence ATGACCCACCTGTTCGAGCCCCTCACCGTCCGCGGCACCACGATGCGCAACCGCCTGTGGGTGGCGCCGATGTGCCAGTACAGCGCCGCAGAGGGCATGCCCGGCCAGTGGCATCTGACGCATCTGGCATCACTCGCGTCCGGCGGTGCGGGCCTCGTGATCGCCGAAGCGACGGCCGTCCTCCCCGAGGGGCGCATCAGCCCCGAGGACACCGGGCTGTGGAGCGACGCACAGGCCGACGCGTGGCGCCCGATCGTCGACGCCGTCCGTGCTCGCGGCGCACGCACCGGCATCCAGCTCGCCCACGCCGGACGCAAGGCCTCGACCTGGTCGCCGTTCTCGCAGCACCGGGGGACGATCACGCCCGCCGACGGCGGGTGGGCCACCGTGGCGCCCTCGGCCGTCGCCTTCGACGGTCTCGACCAACCCCGTGCGCTCGACGCCGCGGGCATCGACGAGGTCGTCGCCGCCTTCGGCGCCGCGACGCGGCGGGCGGTCGCGGCCGGCTTCGAGGTGATCGAGATCCACGCCGCCCACGGCTACCTCATCCACGAGTTCCTCTCGCCGCTGTCCAACCGACGCGACGACGCCTACGGCGGCACGCTCGCCGGCCGGGCCCTGCTGCTGTTGCGCGTCGTCGAGGCCGTCCGGGCGGCGGCCGGCGACCTCCCCGTCTTCGTGCGCTTCTCGGCGACCGACTGGGCCGACGGCGGCCTCGACGCGGACGACGTCGCCACCGTCGCGACATGGGCCGCGGAGCGCGGTGCGGACTTCTTCGACATCTCGAGCGGCGGCCTGGTCGCGCACCAGCGGATCCCGGTGGGACCCGGCTACCAGGTGCACCTCGCCGCACTGGTGCGCCGGGCCACGGGGCTGCCCGTCAGCGCCGTCGGCATGATCGACGACGCCGAGCACGCCGAGCGCGTGCTCGCGGAGGGCTCGGCTGACGCCGTCATGGCCGGACGCGAGTGGCTGCGCGACCCGCACTACGCCCTGCGCGCCGCGTCGGAGCTCGGCGCGGACATCGACTATTGGCCCCCGCAGTACGCGCGGGCCCGCCGACGCCTCAGCGCCTGA